The following are encoded together in the Deltaproteobacteria bacterium genome:
- a CDS encoding ABC transporter ATP-binding protein, protein MVVPEGRIVALLGANGAGKSTTLKAISGLLKSEEGEVTDGEILFGGETINGRDPEEIVRKGIFQVMEGRKVFEDLTVEENLRCGAHTRKDQGNVKGDYERVYNYFPRLKERRKGLAGYLSGGEQQMLAIGRALMARPKLMLLDEPSLGLSPLLVKEIFGIIKDINEKEKATILLVEQNARMALSIASYGYIMENGKVVLDGEKEKLANNEDVKEFYLGMNEVGSRKSYREIKHYKRRKRWLS, encoded by the coding sequence ATGGTCGTTCCCGAGGGGCGGATCGTCGCGCTGCTGGGCGCCAACGGCGCCGGGAAGAGCACGACCCTCAAGGCGATCTCGGGGCTCCTCAAGTCCGAGGAGGGGGAGGTCACCGACGGGGAGATCCTCTTCGGGGGAGAGACGATCAACGGGCGCGACCCCGAGGAGATCGTCCGCAAGGGGATCTTCCAGGTGATGGAGGGGCGCAAGGTGTTCGAGGACCTCACCGTGGAGGAGAACCTCCGGTGCGGGGCGCACACCCGGAAGGACCAGGGGAACGTGAAGGGTGACTACGAACGGGTCTACAACTACTTCCCGCGGCTGAAGGAACGGCGGAAGGGGCTGGCCGGCTATCTCTCCGGCGGGGAGCAGCAGATGCTGGCGATCGGCCGGGCGCTCATGGCCCGCCCGAAGCTGATGCTCCTCGACGAGCCGTCGCTCGGGCTCTCGCCGCTCCTGGTGAAGGAGATCTTCGGGATCATCAAGGACATCAACGAGAAGGAGAAGGCCACCATCCTCCTCGTCGAGCAGAACGCGCGGATGGCGCTGTCCATCGCGAGCTACGGGTACATCATGGAGAACGGCAAGGTGGTGCTGGACGGCGAAAAGGAGAAGCTCGCGAACAACGAGGACGTGAAGGAGTTCTACCTCGGGATGAACGAGGTCGGCTCCCGCAAGTCGTACCGCGAGATCAAGCACTATAAACGCCGCAAGCGGTGGCTGTCATGA
- a CDS encoding AMP-binding protein has product MIDRKRGFFDEARETMAPGKRAELHRELLRETVRHAYEHAPATRKKMDEAGVRPGDVKELSDLRKIPFTRKAELKHIQKGEPPFGGLAAVPPRAMRRIYVSPGPTFDPEGREETHWRWEKAFVAAGFREGDIVQNTFMYHFSPAGLMFDEALLRLGCTVVPAGVGNTELQAQVMKELAVTGYVGTPSFLMSILEKAKEMGLPDDNGLSLQVALVTGEMLPETLRARLRDEFGVQVRQCYGTADVGSMGYECFTAKGMHVPDEILLELIDPATGEPVSPGSIGEVVVTLPNRTYPLVRFATGDLSILSDAPCPCGRTSPRLLRLVGRVDQVTKVKGMFVHPEQVSQLEKKVPEIASLQFLVTRTGHEDHMEMRIVLADGASPSDALAARIVEAAREITRLRGEVRFIAAPEVEEPDKKIIDKRKWD; this is encoded by the coding sequence ATGATCGACCGGAAGCGGGGATTCTTCGACGAGGCGCGGGAGACCATGGCGCCGGGGAAGCGCGCGGAGCTCCACCGGGAGCTGCTGCGGGAAACCGTGCGGCACGCCTACGAGCACGCGCCGGCGACCCGGAAGAAGATGGACGAGGCGGGCGTCCGACCCGGAGACGTCAAGGAGCTGTCCGACCTGCGGAAGATCCCCTTCACGCGCAAGGCGGAGCTGAAGCACATCCAGAAAGGCGAGCCGCCCTTCGGAGGGCTGGCCGCCGTCCCGCCGCGCGCGATGCGCCGCATCTACGTTTCCCCGGGCCCCACCTTCGACCCGGAAGGTCGGGAGGAGACGCACTGGCGCTGGGAGAAGGCGTTCGTCGCCGCCGGCTTCCGGGAGGGGGACATCGTCCAGAACACCTTCATGTACCATTTCTCCCCCGCGGGGCTCATGTTCGACGAGGCGCTCCTGCGCCTCGGCTGCACCGTCGTACCGGCGGGCGTGGGGAACACGGAGCTTCAGGCGCAGGTGATGAAGGAGCTGGCGGTCACGGGGTACGTCGGAACGCCGTCGTTCCTCATGAGCATCCTGGAAAAGGCGAAGGAGATGGGGCTTCCGGACGACAACGGCCTCTCCCTTCAGGTCGCGCTGGTGACCGGGGAGATGCTCCCGGAGACGCTGCGCGCCCGGCTGCGGGACGAGTTCGGCGTGCAGGTGCGCCAGTGCTACGGCACCGCGGACGTGGGATCCATGGGGTACGAATGCTTCACGGCGAAAGGGATGCACGTTCCCGACGAGATCCTGCTCGAGCTGATCGACCCGGCCACCGGGGAGCCGGTCTCACCCGGATCGATCGGGGAAGTGGTCGTCACGCTCCCCAACCGCACGTATCCGCTGGTCCGGTTCGCCACCGGCGACCTGTCCATCCTTTCCGACGCCCCGTGCCCGTGCGGACGCACGTCGCCGCGCCTGCTGCGGCTGGTCGGCCGCGTCGACCAGGTCACCAAGGTGAAGGGGATGTTCGTCCACCCGGAGCAGGTGTCCCAGCTCGAAAAGAAGGTCCCGGAGATCGCGTCGTTGCAGTTCCTCGTCACCCGTACCGGGCACGAGGACCACATGGAGATGCGGATCGTCCTCGCGGACGGCGCCTCGCCTTCCGACGCGCTGGCGGCCCGGATCGTGGAAGCCGCCCGCGAGATCACGCGTCTGCGCGGCGAAGTCCGGTTCATCGCCGCCCCCGAGGTGGAGGAGCCCGACAAGAAAATCATCGACAAACGCAAGTGGGATTGA
- a CDS encoding DUF169 domain-containing protein — translation MDAAALNQHLEKHLRVSTFPIGIKSLKPGEPIPDKVKIPSKHLGVKVAVCQAISFARRYGWTMAFSGADISCPIAKAVFGFEPRNEYYESGSLADGMYASCKEAGARFEGALAKYDLGEYAYVVAGPLGRVNFVPDTVLVYGNSAQVLRLLNGALFKRGGSIVSDFSGRGDCADIVIKGKKSAEPQVILPCYGDRIFGMTADDEMAFTFPFERGDEIVEGLEKTHAGGVRYPVPIYLRFQAEFPKSYQELEKIWAESKNP, via the coding sequence ATGGACGCCGCCGCGCTGAACCAGCACCTCGAAAAGCACCTTCGGGTGAGCACCTTCCCCATCGGAATCAAGTCGCTGAAACCCGGGGAGCCGATCCCCGACAAGGTGAAAATCCCGTCGAAGCACCTGGGCGTGAAGGTGGCGGTCTGCCAGGCGATCTCCTTCGCCCGCCGGTACGGCTGGACGATGGCGTTTTCCGGAGCCGACATCTCCTGCCCGATCGCCAAGGCGGTCTTCGGCTTCGAGCCGCGGAACGAATATTACGAGTCCGGCTCGCTGGCCGACGGTATGTACGCGTCGTGCAAGGAGGCGGGAGCCCGGTTCGAGGGCGCCCTCGCCAAGTACGACCTCGGGGAGTACGCGTACGTCGTCGCCGGGCCGCTGGGGCGCGTCAACTTCGTCCCCGACACGGTGCTGGTCTACGGCAACTCGGCGCAGGTCCTCCGCCTGCTGAACGGCGCCCTCTTCAAGCGGGGCGGCAGCATCGTCTCCGACTTCTCCGGCCGGGGCGACTGCGCCGACATCGTCATCAAGGGGAAGAAGAGCGCGGAACCGCAGGTCATCCTGCCGTGCTACGGCGACCGGATCTTCGGGATGACCGCCGACGACGAGATGGCGTTCACCTTCCCGTTCGAGCGGGGCGACGAGATCGTCGAGGGTCTCGAGAAGACCCACGCGGGCGGCGTCCGGTACCCCGTCCCCATCTACCTGCGTTTCCAGGCCGAGTTCCCGAAGTCGTACCAGGAGCTCGAAAAGATCTGGGCGGAATCAAAAAATCCGTAA